In Anopheles gambiae chromosome 2, idAnoGambNW_F1_1, whole genome shotgun sequence, a single window of DNA contains:
- the LOC1273010 gene encoding TGF-beta-activated kinase 1 and MAP3K7-binding protein 1 yields MESMQNNNRTKSWTDDLKVCNQTGVGEAINQIYKDDGRRCEGYESRDKKCLCISDNNTSLYAILSGHNGVTVAENALQEMAAELLLGQLNVCNTDEAVKELIRQSFMSVEKGYFDSINPHVATKTAIQLHLSADGMNQYEISQQFENVLQKLDSLNNALSVGSSAVLALIHRSHLYLGNIGNCRALLCKTDEHDTLTVTQLSVDHNLLNAEEAARLFRLGLMAQNFEGVPLYSTRCIGNYLGKAGYKDCNFLSSATAEPVIFEPEIVGGIQITPACRFLVLMSSGLCRALHEIFPGDASTGNRELVRMISEEFQNQSTLGGVAQSVVHRIVQAHHDTYMQLVEEHRSVTFNSRDDVTLLIRNFNYALPKAFVNRKNGGNRSLNSTTSFSSTSSDATPTEGNYSTIHTNVSVTSSNITQPDNHYDPNRRIRSHVDFSDFYQRVEEARKRGALPSNIEFD; encoded by the exons ATGGAGTcgatgcaaaacaacaaccgaaCAAAGTCCTGGACGGATgacctgaaagtgtgcaaccAAACGGGAGTCGGTGAAGCGATAAACCAAATTTACAA AGACGATGGGCGCCGCTGTGAAGGATACGAATCGCGTGATAAGAAATGCCTTTGCATATCAGACAACAACAC CTCGCTGTACGCCATCCTATCGGGGCACAATGGTGTGACGGTAGCGGAAAATGCGCTGCAAGAAATGGCGGCAGAGTTGCTGCTCGGCCAGCTAAACGTTTGCAACACGGACGAGGCAGTCAAAGAGCTCATACGCCAATCGTTCATGTCGGTGGAGAAGGGTTACTTCGATTCGATCAATCCGCACGTGGCCACGAAGACCGCCATTCAGCTGCACCTCTCGGCGGATGGCATGAATCAGTACGAAATATCGCAGCAATTTGAAAATGTGCTGCAAAAGCTCGACTCCCTTAACAACGCCCTGTCGGTGGGCAGTAGCGCGGTGCTGGCGCTAATCCATCGGTCCCATCTGTACCTGGGCAACATAGGCAACTGTCGGGCGCTGCTGTGCAAAACCGACGAACACGATACGCTCACGGTAACACAGCTCAGCGTTGACCACAATCTGCTGAACGCGGAGGAAGCCGCCCGTCTCTTCCGGCTCGGACTGATGGCACAAAACTTCGAGGGTGTTCCGCTGTACAGTACGCGCTGCATTGGCAACTATCTCGGCAAGGCGGGCTACAAAGATTGCAACTTCCTGTCGAGTGCAACCGCAGAGCCAGTGATTTTCGAACCGGAGATTGTCGGTGGGATACAGATTACACCGGCCTGCCGGTTTCTAGTGCTAATGTCGAGCGGGCTTTGTCGAGCATTGCATGAGATTTTCCCGGGCGATGCGTCCACCGGCAATCGGGAGCTGGTGCGCATGATTTCGGAGGAATTTCAAAACCAATCGACGCTTGGCGGGGTTGCCCAATCGGTTGTGCATCGTATAGTGCAGGCACATCACGATACGTACATGCAGCTGGTCGAAGAGCATCGCTCCGTTACGTTCAACAGCCGGGATGATGTGACGCTACTGATACGCAACTTTAACTACGCACTGCCGAAAGCGTTCGTGAACCGAAAGAACGGCGGTAATCGAAGCCTTAACTCCACCACCTCGTTCAGCTCCACCAGCTCGGATGCGACGCCGACGGAGGGAAACTATTCGACCATCCATACCAACGTATCGGTGACCAGTTCAAATAT CACGCAACCGGACAATCATTATGATCCCAACCGAAGAATTCGATCGCACGTGGATTTTAGCGATTTTTACCAACGCGTGGAGGAGGCTCGCAAACGCGGTGCCTTACCATCGAACATTGAGTTCGACTAG
- the LOC1273009 gene encoding cell division cycle 5-like protein: protein MPRIMIKGGVWRNTEDEILKAAVMKYGKNQWSRIASLLHRKSAKQCKARWYEWLDPSIKKTEWSREEDEKLLHLAKLMPTQWRTIAPIIGRTAAQCLERYEYLLDQAQRKEEGEDGMDDPRKLKPGEIDPNPETKPARPDPKDMDEDELEMLSEARARLANTQGKKAKRKAREKQLEEARRLAALQKRRELRAAGIGLGNRKRKLKGIDYNSEVPFEKTPAPGFYDTTEEFVVPIAADFSSLRQQTLDGELRTEKEARERKKDKEKLKQRKENDIPTALLKNQEPAKKRSKLVLPEPQISDQELQQVVKLGRASEIAKEVASESGVETTDALLADYSITPQVAATPRTPAPVTDRILQEAQNMMALTHVETPLKGGVNTPLHQSDFSGVLPQSQTVATPNTVLATPFRSVRGPDGSATPGGFLTPASGAMVPVGSGTQPHAPGATPNFLRDKLNINTEDGMSVAETPAAYKSYQKQLKSSLKEGLASLPAPRNDYEIVVPDNETDEAADDGSMDVEQMVPDQADVDEKRKRNKLAQEAKELSLRSQVIQRDLPRPLEINTTVLRPSNEMHGLTDLQKAEELVKQEMVKMLNYDALRNPIQQSQPASVKRPMLSQYQAYLEQHPYETIDEVELDEARKMLAAEMGVVKHGMAHGDLSLESYTQVWQECLSQVLYLPSQNRYTRANLASKKDRIESAEKRLEINRKHMAKEAKRCGKIEKKLKILTAGYQARAQALVKQFQDTNEQIEQNSLALSTFKFLAAQEDLAIPKRLESLTEDVMRQTEREKTLQNRYAQLTEELEELNHLLEEARVNGVQEHEEGGKEREPLVNGRLEHREVEEKEEPVVDNPTNGPEDSNVQEESSDSNAAEDEPPENEGEGNAVAQERQSESPEESVPGQDSCESEENTSEGQENQEQQQDEPMEQHDDEEDASNE from the exons ATGCCGCGTATTATGATCAAGGGTGGTGTTTGGCGGAACACCGAG GATGAAATCCTCAAAGCCGCCGTCATGAAGTATGGCAAAAACCAATGGTCCCGTATTGCGTCGCTGCTGCATCGCAAGTCGGCGAAACAGTGCAAGGCACGTTGGTACGAGTGGCTGGATCCTAGCATTAAGAAGACGGAATGGTCCCGCGAGGAGGACGAAAAACTGCTCCATCTGGCCAAGCTGATGCCGACACAGTGGCGCACGATTGCACCGATCATCGGTCGTACGGCTGCGCAATGTTTGGAGCGGTACGAATACCTACTGGATCAGGCGCAGCGCAAAGAGGAGGGCGAGGATGGGATGGATGATCCGCGCAAGCTGAAGCCGGGCGAGATTGATCCAAATCCCGAGACGAAACCTGCTCGGCCGGATCCCAAAGACATGGACGAGGATGAGCTGGAGATGCTGTCGGAGGCACGCGCCCGTCTAGCCAACACGCAGGGCAAGAAGGCGAAGCGTAAGGCGCGCGAGAAGCAGCTGGAGGAAGCTCGCCGTCTTGCGGCACTGCAAAAACGGCGCGAGCTGCGCGCAGCCGGCATTGGGCTCGGCAACCGGAAGCGCAAACTGAAGGGCATCGATTACAACTCGGAGGTACCGTTCGAAAAGACACCGGCACCCGGGTTTTACGATACTACCGAGGAGTTTGTGGTGCCGATAGCGGCCGACTTTTCCAGCTTGCGGCAGCAAACGCTCGACGGGGAGCTGCGCACCGAGAAGGAGGCGCGCGAGCGGAAGAAGGATAAGGAAAAGTTGAAGCAGAGAAAGGAGAACGATATTCCGACGGCGCTGCTGAAGAACCAGGAACCGGCCAAGAAGCGTTCGAAGCTGGTCCTTCCGGAGCCGCAAATTTCGGACCAAGAATTGCAGCAGGTCGTGAAGCTTGGCCGGGCCAGCGAGATTGCCAAGGAGGTCGCTTCGGAAAGTGGCGTCGAAACGACGGATGCGCTGCTGGCGGACTATAGCATCACACCGCAGGTGGCTGCCACCCCTCGGACCCCCGCCCCGGTGACGGATCGAATTCTGCAGGAGGCTCAAAACATGATGGCACTCACACACGTGGAGACACCTCTCAAGGGCGGGGTCAATACACCGCTCCACCAGTCGGATTTTTCGGGTGTGTTGCCCCAAAGCCAGACAGTGGCCACTCCCAATACCGTGCTGGCGACTCCGTTCCGCTCTGTCCGCGGACCGGACGGAAGTGCTACGCCGGGAGGCTTTTTGACACCGGCTTCCGGGGCGATGGTTCCCGTCGGCTCAGGCACACAGCCCCACGCACCTGGGGCAACGCCAAATTTCCTGCGCGATAAGCTAAACATCAACACGGAGGACGGGATGAGTGTGGCCGAGACGCCGGCCGCTTATAAATCGTACCAGAAGCAGCTGAAATCGTCGCTCAAGGAGGGACTAGCTTCCCTCCCAGCGCCGAGAAACGATTACGAGATCGTGGTGCCCGATAACGAGACGGACGAAGCGGCCGACGACGGTTCGATGGATGTGGAGCAGATGGTGCCGGACCAGGCGGACGTGGACGAGAAGCGCAAGCGCAACAAGCTTGCCCAAGAGGCAAAGGAGCTTTCTCTGCGCTCCCAGGTCATACAGCGTGACTTGCCCCGCCCGCTGGAAATCAATACGACCGTGCTGCGCCCGTCGAATGAAATGCACGGGCTAACCGATCTGCAGAAGGCGGAAGAGCTGGTTAAGCAGGAAATGGTGAAGATGCTCAACTACGACGCGTTGCGCAATCCGATCCAACAATCGCAACCCGCGTCAGTGAAGCGCCCCATGCTGAGCCAATACCAGGCGTATCTGGAGCAGCATCCGTACGAAACGATCGACGAGGTGGAATTGGACGAGGCACGCAAAATGCTGGCCGCGGAAATGGGTGTCGTCAAGCACGGTATGGCCCACGGAGACTTGTCGCTGGAAAGCTACACCCAGGTGTGGCAGGAATGCCTCTCGCAGGTGCTGTATCTGCCCAGCCAAAATCGCTACACGCGTGCCAACTTAGCCAGCAAGAAGGACCGCATCGAATCGGCCGAAAAGCGGCTCGAAATCAACCGAAAGCACATGGCCAAGGAGGCGAAACGGTGCGGCAAGATAGAGAAGAAGCTGAAAATTCTCACCGCCGGGTATCAGGCACGGGCGCAAGCGTTGGTCAAACAGTTCCAGGACACGAACGAGCAGATCGAGCAAAACTCGCTGGCGCTGTCGACGTTCAAGTTTTTGGCGGCACAGGAAGATCTGGCCATACCGAAGCGTTTGGAGTCGCTAACGGAGGATGTGATGCGGCAGACGGAGCGCGAGAAAACTCTGCAAAACCGTTACGCACAGCTGACCGAGGAGCTGGAGGAACTGAACCACCTGCTGGAGGAAGCACGTGTTAATGGTGTGCAGGAGCATGAGGAGGGTGGTAAGGAACGGGAACCGCTTGTAAACGGCCGGCTGGAGCATCGGGAGGTGGAGGAGAAAGAGGAACCGGTGGTAGATAATCCCACAAACGGACCGGAGGACAGCAACGTGCAGGAGGAATCGTCCGATTCAAATGCAGCTGAAGATGAACCGCCAGAGAATGAAGGCGAAGGAAATGCTGTGGCGCAGGAACGGCAAAGCGAGAGCCCGGAGGAATCTGTCCCAGGGCAGGATAGTTGTGAAAGTGAGGAAAATACTTCCGAAGGTCAAGAGAatcaggagcagcagcaggatgaaCCGATGGAACAacacgacgacgaggaggatgcTTCGAATGAATAA